Proteins found in one Hevea brasiliensis isolate MT/VB/25A 57/8 chromosome 18, ASM3005281v1, whole genome shotgun sequence genomic segment:
- the LOC110668563 gene encoding uncharacterized protein LOC110668563 isoform X4: MSGKGGGAAASYNSNNTGKGSSGISGIPAGSRKMVQSLKEIVNCPESEIYAMLKECNMDPNEAVNRLLSQDPFREVKSKREKKKENKETTDPRYRGANNTTHRGGRAGADRYGRGGSTQFSSNETGVSHAKPAYKKENGTHAYVGSSFSASGMAGNNINRRPQALHSDSLASENKMSTLGLGDGVSSSLQPPSGFQSPWLGVPGQVSMADIVKMGRPHNKASAMPLHHGVNHHHPAAPSLAASNHDLHLSENHVAKMSEIDAEPEVSASQHVHSNDEWPSIEQPTASSIPSVLEAPADFELYTDPSNLPLDRVNQHMNSQLDDVQPAEDGHVETLTGNHVGPASVSSRNIQEDSPVASSIFDNNLYGSSYQPPRHAFEHEAEDGASSVAANFQQLNLQSDDQGAPPEEGNPSVIIPNHLQVHAQDCSHLSFGSFGSGISSAFSGPFASRPLKNNLEETSEVVDTSSATHPDTRNPEYYGDEHLRNTADENLIHGPGMSPGNYDSPSVPQPEVLEETPEAAQVNQYAFPSSAPGYTYDNAQQLNAAFNNPQTSSQMPNVAPFSSVMGYTNSLPSTLLASTVQPGREPDLPYSPFPVTQSMPTKYGNTASPISGPSMSMPEALRSGSISTPQPTLQTLPGASVAMGPTLPQHLTVHPYSQPTLPLGPFANMIGYPFLPQSYAYMPSAFQQSFAGNSTYHQSLAAVLPQYKNSVSVSSLPQSAAVASAYGFGSSTSIPAGNFPLNPPTAPGGTTIGYDDVLSSQYKDGNHLISSQQNENSAMWVHGPGSRTMSAVPASTYYSFQGQNQQPGGFRQGQQLSQHFGTLGYPNYYHSQTGISLEHQQQNSRDASLGGSQGQPSKQTQQLWQNSY, encoded by the exons atgagcggCAAAGGAGGAGGAGCAGCAGCCAGCTATAACAGCAACAATACTGGAAAGGGTAGTAGTGGAATATCGGGTATTCCGGCGGGGTCGAGGAAGATGGTTCAGAGCTTGAAGGAGATTGTGAACTGTCCAGAGTCCGAGATCTACGCTATGCTTAAAGAGTGTAATATGGACCCTAACGAGGCCGTTAATCGCCTCCTCTCTCaag ATCCTTTCCGTGAGGTCAAGAGCAAAcgagaaaagaaaaaagag AATAAGGAGACAACTGATCCCAGGTACCGTGGTGCTAATAACACAACACATCGTGGTGGCAGAGCTGGTGCAGACCGTTATGGACGTGGTGGTTCAACCCAGTTCAGCTCTAATG AGACTGGTGTTTCACATGCTAAACCTGCATACAAGAAGGAAAATGGAACACATGCTTATGTTGGTTCTTCGTTTTCTGCATCTGGTATGGCAGGAAATAACATTAATCGGAGACCACAAGCATTGCACAG TGATTCTTTGGCCTCAGAAAATAAAATGTCAACTCTAGGTTTGGGTGATGGAGTTTCTTCATCGTTACAACCTCCTTCTGGATTTCAATCTCCCTGGTTGGGGGTTCCAGGTCAAGTATCAATGGCCGACATTGTGAAGATGGGGCGGCCGCATAACAAGGCATCTGCTATGCCACTTCACCACGGTGTTAATCATCACCATCCTGCAGCACCTTCTTTAGCTGCATCAAATCATGATTTGCATTTGTCAGAAAATCATGTTGCCAAGATGTCAGAAATAGATGCAGAGCCTGAAGTTAGTGCAAGCCAACATGTTCATTCCAATGATGAATGGCCATCTATTGAGCAGCCAACAGCTTCTAGTATACCCTCTGTTTTAGAGGCACCTGCAGATTTTGAACTGTATACTGATCCATCTAACTTGCCCTTGGATAGAGTTAATCAACATATGAATTCTCAGTTGGATGATGTTCAGCCAGCAGAAGATGGTCATGTTGAAACTCTCACTGGAAACCATGTTGGGCCTGCTTCTGTATCCAGTAGAAATATACAGGAAGATAGTCCTGTAGCTTCATCTATTTTTGATAATAATTTGTATGGGAGTTCCTACCAGCCTCCCAGACATGCTTTTGAGCATGAAG CTGAAGATGGTGCTTCATCTGTGGCTGCAAACTTTCAGCAACTAAATTTGCAGAGTGATGATCAAGGGGCACCGCCTGAGGAGGGTAATCCTTCTGTAATAATTCCAAATCACCTGCAAGTTCATGCTCAAGACTGTTCACACTTGAGCTTTGGTAGCTTTGGATCTGGCATTAGTTCAGCCTTTTCTGGGCCATTTGCATCAAGGCCTTTAAAAAATAACCTGGAAGAGACATCTGAAGTGGTGGACACCTCATCAGCAACACACCCAGATACTAg AAATCCTGAGTATTATGGGGATGAGCATCTCAGAAATACTGCAGATGAAAATTTAATACATGGACCTGGTATGAGTCCCGGCAATTATGATTCTCCTTCAGTTCCACAACCGGAGGTGCTGGAGGAAACCCCTGAAGCAGCTCAGGTGAATCAATATGCATTTCCTTCATCTGCACCTGGATATACTTATGACAATGCCCAACAGTTGAATGCTGCATTTAATAACCCACAGACGAGCTCTCAGATGCCAAATGTTGCTCCTTTCTCAAGTGTAATG GGATATACAAATTCATTGCCAAGCACTTTGTTGGCTTCAACTGTTCAACCTGGGAGGGAGCCGGACCTTCCATATTCACCTTTCCCTGTGACGCAATCAATGCCCACCAAATACGGCAATACAGCTTCTCCCATTAGTGGTCCCAGCATGTCCATGCCAGAG GCTCTGAGATCCGGTAGTATTTCTACACCTCAGCCAACTCTGCAGACACTTCCTGGTGCTAGTGTTGCTATGGGACCTACTCTTCCCCAACATCTTACTGTGCATCCTTATTCACAACCTACCCTTCCATTGGGCCCTTTTGCCAACATGATTGGCTATCCATTTTTGCCACAGAGCTATGCATACATGCCATCAGCTTTCCAGCAGAGCTTTGCTGGTAATAGCACATATCATCAGTCTCTGGCAGCAGTGCTCCCACAATACAAGAATAGTGTTTCTGTAAGCAGCTTGCCTCAATCTGCTGCTGTTGCTTCAGCGTATGGGTTTGGGAGTTCAACAAGCATTCCTGCAGGAAACTTTCCTCTGAATCCCCCCACTGCTCCTGGAGGCACAACCATAGGCTATGATGATGTTTTAAGTTCTCAGTACAAGGATGGCAACCATTTGATCTCTTCTCAACAG AATGAGAATTCAGCCATGTGGGTTCATGGGCCTGGTTCACGAACGATGTCTGCTGTTCCTGCTAGCACATATTACAGCTTCCAGGGACAGAATCAGCAGCCTGGTGGATTTCGGCAAGGTCAACAGCTGTCACAGCATTTTGGGACTCTTGGTTACCCAAATTATTATCATTCCCAAACAGGGATCTCACTTGAACACCAGCAGCAAAACTCTAGGGATGCTTCCCTTGGAGGTTCTCAGGGCCAACCATCAAAGCAGACTCAACAGTTATGGCAAAACAGCTACTAA
- the LOC110668563 gene encoding uncharacterized protein LOC110668563 isoform X2 yields MSGKGGGAAASYNSNNTGKGSSGISGIPAGSRKMVQSLKEIVNCPESEIYAMLKECNMDPNEAVNRLLSQDPFREVKSKREKKKENKETTDPRYRGANNTTHRGGRAGADRYGRGGSTQFSSNETGVSHAKPAYKKENGTHAYVGSSFSASGMAGNNINRRPQALHSDSLASENKMSTLGLGDGVSSSLQPPSGFQSPWLGVPGQVSMADIVKMGRPHNKASAMPLHHGVNHHHPAAPSLAASNHDLHLSENHVAKMSEIDAEPEVSASQHVHSNDEWPSIEQPTASSIPSVLEAPADFELYTDPSNLPLDRVNQHMNSQLDDVQPAEDGHVETLTGNHVGPASVSSRNIQEDSPVASSIFDNNLYGSSYQPPRHAFEHEAEDGASSVAANFQQLNLQSDDQGAPPEEGNPSVIIPNHLQVHAQDCSHLSFGSFGSGISSAFSGPFASRPLKNNLEETSEVVDTSSATHPDTRNPEYYGDEHLRNTADENLIHGPGMSPGNYDSPSVPQPEVLEETPEAAQVNQYAFPSSAPGYTYDNAQQLNAAFNNPQTSSQMPNVAPFSSVMQGYTNSLPSTLLASTVQPGREPDLPYSPFPVTQSMPTKYGNTASPISGPSMSMPEALRSGSISTPQPTLQTLPGASVAMGPTLPQHLTVHPYSQPTLPLGPFANMIGYPFLPQSYAYMPSAFQQSFAGNSTYHQSLAAVLPQYKNSVSVSSLPQSAAVASAYGFGSSTSIPAGNFPLNPPTAPGGTTIGYDDVLSSQYKDGNHLISSQQNENSAMWVHGPGSRTMSAVPASTYYSFQGQNQQPGGFRQGQQLSQHFGTLGYPNYYHSQTGISLEHQQQNSRDASLGGSQGQPSKQTQQLWQNSY; encoded by the exons atgagcggCAAAGGAGGAGGAGCAGCAGCCAGCTATAACAGCAACAATACTGGAAAGGGTAGTAGTGGAATATCGGGTATTCCGGCGGGGTCGAGGAAGATGGTTCAGAGCTTGAAGGAGATTGTGAACTGTCCAGAGTCCGAGATCTACGCTATGCTTAAAGAGTGTAATATGGACCCTAACGAGGCCGTTAATCGCCTCCTCTCTCaag ATCCTTTCCGTGAGGTCAAGAGCAAAcgagaaaagaaaaaagag AATAAGGAGACAACTGATCCCAGGTACCGTGGTGCTAATAACACAACACATCGTGGTGGCAGAGCTGGTGCAGACCGTTATGGACGTGGTGGTTCAACCCAGTTCAGCTCTAATG AGACTGGTGTTTCACATGCTAAACCTGCATACAAGAAGGAAAATGGAACACATGCTTATGTTGGTTCTTCGTTTTCTGCATCTGGTATGGCAGGAAATAACATTAATCGGAGACCACAAGCATTGCACAG TGATTCTTTGGCCTCAGAAAATAAAATGTCAACTCTAGGTTTGGGTGATGGAGTTTCTTCATCGTTACAACCTCCTTCTGGATTTCAATCTCCCTGGTTGGGGGTTCCAGGTCAAGTATCAATGGCCGACATTGTGAAGATGGGGCGGCCGCATAACAAGGCATCTGCTATGCCACTTCACCACGGTGTTAATCATCACCATCCTGCAGCACCTTCTTTAGCTGCATCAAATCATGATTTGCATTTGTCAGAAAATCATGTTGCCAAGATGTCAGAAATAGATGCAGAGCCTGAAGTTAGTGCAAGCCAACATGTTCATTCCAATGATGAATGGCCATCTATTGAGCAGCCAACAGCTTCTAGTATACCCTCTGTTTTAGAGGCACCTGCAGATTTTGAACTGTATACTGATCCATCTAACTTGCCCTTGGATAGAGTTAATCAACATATGAATTCTCAGTTGGATGATGTTCAGCCAGCAGAAGATGGTCATGTTGAAACTCTCACTGGAAACCATGTTGGGCCTGCTTCTGTATCCAGTAGAAATATACAGGAAGATAGTCCTGTAGCTTCATCTATTTTTGATAATAATTTGTATGGGAGTTCCTACCAGCCTCCCAGACATGCTTTTGAGCATGAAG CTGAAGATGGTGCTTCATCTGTGGCTGCAAACTTTCAGCAACTAAATTTGCAGAGTGATGATCAAGGGGCACCGCCTGAGGAGGGTAATCCTTCTGTAATAATTCCAAATCACCTGCAAGTTCATGCTCAAGACTGTTCACACTTGAGCTTTGGTAGCTTTGGATCTGGCATTAGTTCAGCCTTTTCTGGGCCATTTGCATCAAGGCCTTTAAAAAATAACCTGGAAGAGACATCTGAAGTGGTGGACACCTCATCAGCAACACACCCAGATACTAg AAATCCTGAGTATTATGGGGATGAGCATCTCAGAAATACTGCAGATGAAAATTTAATACATGGACCTGGTATGAGTCCCGGCAATTATGATTCTCCTTCAGTTCCACAACCGGAGGTGCTGGAGGAAACCCCTGAAGCAGCTCAGGTGAATCAATATGCATTTCCTTCATCTGCACCTGGATATACTTATGACAATGCCCAACAGTTGAATGCTGCATTTAATAACCCACAGACGAGCTCTCAGATGCCAAATGTTGCTCCTTTCTCAAGTGTAATG CAGGGATATACAAATTCATTGCCAAGCACTTTGTTGGCTTCAACTGTTCAACCTGGGAGGGAGCCGGACCTTCCATATTCACCTTTCCCTGTGACGCAATCAATGCCCACCAAATACGGCAATACAGCTTCTCCCATTAGTGGTCCCAGCATGTCCATGCCAGAG GCTCTGAGATCCGGTAGTATTTCTACACCTCAGCCAACTCTGCAGACACTTCCTGGTGCTAGTGTTGCTATGGGACCTACTCTTCCCCAACATCTTACTGTGCATCCTTATTCACAACCTACCCTTCCATTGGGCCCTTTTGCCAACATGATTGGCTATCCATTTTTGCCACAGAGCTATGCATACATGCCATCAGCTTTCCAGCAGAGCTTTGCTGGTAATAGCACATATCATCAGTCTCTGGCAGCAGTGCTCCCACAATACAAGAATAGTGTTTCTGTAAGCAGCTTGCCTCAATCTGCTGCTGTTGCTTCAGCGTATGGGTTTGGGAGTTCAACAAGCATTCCTGCAGGAAACTTTCCTCTGAATCCCCCCACTGCTCCTGGAGGCACAACCATAGGCTATGATGATGTTTTAAGTTCTCAGTACAAGGATGGCAACCATTTGATCTCTTCTCAACAG AATGAGAATTCAGCCATGTGGGTTCATGGGCCTGGTTCACGAACGATGTCTGCTGTTCCTGCTAGCACATATTACAGCTTCCAGGGACAGAATCAGCAGCCTGGTGGATTTCGGCAAGGTCAACAGCTGTCACAGCATTTTGGGACTCTTGGTTACCCAAATTATTATCATTCCCAAACAGGGATCTCACTTGAACACCAGCAGCAAAACTCTAGGGATGCTTCCCTTGGAGGTTCTCAGGGCCAACCATCAAAGCAGACTCAACAGTTATGGCAAAACAGCTACTAA
- the LOC110668563 gene encoding uncharacterized protein LOC110668563 isoform X3 codes for MSGKGGGAAASYNSNNTGKGSSGISGIPAGSRKMVQSLKEIVNCPESEIYAMLKECNMDPNEAVNRLLSQDPFREVKSKREKKKENKETTDPRYRGANNTTHRGGRAGADRYGRGGSTQFSSNETGVSHAKPAYKKENGTHAYVGSSFSASGMAGNNINRRPQALHSDSLASENKMSTLGLGDGVSSSLQPPSGFQSPWLGVPGQVSMADIVKMGRPHNKASAMPLHHGVNHHHPAAPSLAASNHDLHLSENHVAKMSEIDAEPEVSASQHVHSNDEWPSIEQPTASSIPSVLEAPADFELYTDPSNLPLDRVNQHMNSQLDDVQPAEDGHVETLTGNHVGPASVSSRNIQEDSPVASSIFDNNLYGSSYQPPRHAFEHEAEDGASSVAANFQQLNLQSDDQGAPPEEGNPSVIIPNHLQVHAQDCSHLSFGSFGSGISSAFSGPFASRPLKNNLEETSEVVDTSSATHPDTRNPEYYGDEHLRNTADENLIHGPGMSPGNYDSPSVPQPEVLEETPEAAQVNQYAFPSSAPGYTYDNAQQLNAAFNNPQTSSQMPNVAPFSSVMGYTNSLPSTLLASTVQPGREPDLPYSPFPVTQSMPTKYGNTASPISGPSMSMPEQALRSGSISTPQPTLQTLPGASVAMGPTLPQHLTVHPYSQPTLPLGPFANMIGYPFLPQSYAYMPSAFQQSFAGNSTYHQSLAAVLPQYKNSVSVSSLPQSAAVASAYGFGSSTSIPAGNFPLNPPTAPGGTTIGYDDVLSSQYKDGNHLISSQQNENSAMWVHGPGSRTMSAVPASTYYSFQGQNQQPGGFRQGQQLSQHFGTLGYPNYYHSQTGISLEHQQQNSRDASLGGSQGQPSKQTQQLWQNSY; via the exons atgagcggCAAAGGAGGAGGAGCAGCAGCCAGCTATAACAGCAACAATACTGGAAAGGGTAGTAGTGGAATATCGGGTATTCCGGCGGGGTCGAGGAAGATGGTTCAGAGCTTGAAGGAGATTGTGAACTGTCCAGAGTCCGAGATCTACGCTATGCTTAAAGAGTGTAATATGGACCCTAACGAGGCCGTTAATCGCCTCCTCTCTCaag ATCCTTTCCGTGAGGTCAAGAGCAAAcgagaaaagaaaaaagag AATAAGGAGACAACTGATCCCAGGTACCGTGGTGCTAATAACACAACACATCGTGGTGGCAGAGCTGGTGCAGACCGTTATGGACGTGGTGGTTCAACCCAGTTCAGCTCTAATG AGACTGGTGTTTCACATGCTAAACCTGCATACAAGAAGGAAAATGGAACACATGCTTATGTTGGTTCTTCGTTTTCTGCATCTGGTATGGCAGGAAATAACATTAATCGGAGACCACAAGCATTGCACAG TGATTCTTTGGCCTCAGAAAATAAAATGTCAACTCTAGGTTTGGGTGATGGAGTTTCTTCATCGTTACAACCTCCTTCTGGATTTCAATCTCCCTGGTTGGGGGTTCCAGGTCAAGTATCAATGGCCGACATTGTGAAGATGGGGCGGCCGCATAACAAGGCATCTGCTATGCCACTTCACCACGGTGTTAATCATCACCATCCTGCAGCACCTTCTTTAGCTGCATCAAATCATGATTTGCATTTGTCAGAAAATCATGTTGCCAAGATGTCAGAAATAGATGCAGAGCCTGAAGTTAGTGCAAGCCAACATGTTCATTCCAATGATGAATGGCCATCTATTGAGCAGCCAACAGCTTCTAGTATACCCTCTGTTTTAGAGGCACCTGCAGATTTTGAACTGTATACTGATCCATCTAACTTGCCCTTGGATAGAGTTAATCAACATATGAATTCTCAGTTGGATGATGTTCAGCCAGCAGAAGATGGTCATGTTGAAACTCTCACTGGAAACCATGTTGGGCCTGCTTCTGTATCCAGTAGAAATATACAGGAAGATAGTCCTGTAGCTTCATCTATTTTTGATAATAATTTGTATGGGAGTTCCTACCAGCCTCCCAGACATGCTTTTGAGCATGAAG CTGAAGATGGTGCTTCATCTGTGGCTGCAAACTTTCAGCAACTAAATTTGCAGAGTGATGATCAAGGGGCACCGCCTGAGGAGGGTAATCCTTCTGTAATAATTCCAAATCACCTGCAAGTTCATGCTCAAGACTGTTCACACTTGAGCTTTGGTAGCTTTGGATCTGGCATTAGTTCAGCCTTTTCTGGGCCATTTGCATCAAGGCCTTTAAAAAATAACCTGGAAGAGACATCTGAAGTGGTGGACACCTCATCAGCAACACACCCAGATACTAg AAATCCTGAGTATTATGGGGATGAGCATCTCAGAAATACTGCAGATGAAAATTTAATACATGGACCTGGTATGAGTCCCGGCAATTATGATTCTCCTTCAGTTCCACAACCGGAGGTGCTGGAGGAAACCCCTGAAGCAGCTCAGGTGAATCAATATGCATTTCCTTCATCTGCACCTGGATATACTTATGACAATGCCCAACAGTTGAATGCTGCATTTAATAACCCACAGACGAGCTCTCAGATGCCAAATGTTGCTCCTTTCTCAAGTGTAATG GGATATACAAATTCATTGCCAAGCACTTTGTTGGCTTCAACTGTTCAACCTGGGAGGGAGCCGGACCTTCCATATTCACCTTTCCCTGTGACGCAATCAATGCCCACCAAATACGGCAATACAGCTTCTCCCATTAGTGGTCCCAGCATGTCCATGCCAGAG CAGGCTCTGAGATCCGGTAGTATTTCTACACCTCAGCCAACTCTGCAGACACTTCCTGGTGCTAGTGTTGCTATGGGACCTACTCTTCCCCAACATCTTACTGTGCATCCTTATTCACAACCTACCCTTCCATTGGGCCCTTTTGCCAACATGATTGGCTATCCATTTTTGCCACAGAGCTATGCATACATGCCATCAGCTTTCCAGCAGAGCTTTGCTGGTAATAGCACATATCATCAGTCTCTGGCAGCAGTGCTCCCACAATACAAGAATAGTGTTTCTGTAAGCAGCTTGCCTCAATCTGCTGCTGTTGCTTCAGCGTATGGGTTTGGGAGTTCAACAAGCATTCCTGCAGGAAACTTTCCTCTGAATCCCCCCACTGCTCCTGGAGGCACAACCATAGGCTATGATGATGTTTTAAGTTCTCAGTACAAGGATGGCAACCATTTGATCTCTTCTCAACAG AATGAGAATTCAGCCATGTGGGTTCATGGGCCTGGTTCACGAACGATGTCTGCTGTTCCTGCTAGCACATATTACAGCTTCCAGGGACAGAATCAGCAGCCTGGTGGATTTCGGCAAGGTCAACAGCTGTCACAGCATTTTGGGACTCTTGGTTACCCAAATTATTATCATTCCCAAACAGGGATCTCACTTGAACACCAGCAGCAAAACTCTAGGGATGCTTCCCTTGGAGGTTCTCAGGGCCAACCATCAAAGCAGACTCAACAGTTATGGCAAAACAGCTACTAA
- the LOC110668563 gene encoding uncharacterized protein LOC110668563 isoform X1, translated as MSGKGGGAAASYNSNNTGKGSSGISGIPAGSRKMVQSLKEIVNCPESEIYAMLKECNMDPNEAVNRLLSQDPFREVKSKREKKKENKETTDPRYRGANNTTHRGGRAGADRYGRGGSTQFSSNETGVSHAKPAYKKENGTHAYVGSSFSASGMAGNNINRRPQALHSDSLASENKMSTLGLGDGVSSSLQPPSGFQSPWLGVPGQVSMADIVKMGRPHNKASAMPLHHGVNHHHPAAPSLAASNHDLHLSENHVAKMSEIDAEPEVSASQHVHSNDEWPSIEQPTASSIPSVLEAPADFELYTDPSNLPLDRVNQHMNSQLDDVQPAEDGHVETLTGNHVGPASVSSRNIQEDSPVASSIFDNNLYGSSYQPPRHAFEHEAEDGASSVAANFQQLNLQSDDQGAPPEEGNPSVIIPNHLQVHAQDCSHLSFGSFGSGISSAFSGPFASRPLKNNLEETSEVVDTSSATHPDTRNPEYYGDEHLRNTADENLIHGPGMSPGNYDSPSVPQPEVLEETPEAAQVNQYAFPSSAPGYTYDNAQQLNAAFNNPQTSSQMPNVAPFSSVMQGYTNSLPSTLLASTVQPGREPDLPYSPFPVTQSMPTKYGNTASPISGPSMSMPEQALRSGSISTPQPTLQTLPGASVAMGPTLPQHLTVHPYSQPTLPLGPFANMIGYPFLPQSYAYMPSAFQQSFAGNSTYHQSLAAVLPQYKNSVSVSSLPQSAAVASAYGFGSSTSIPAGNFPLNPPTAPGGTTIGYDDVLSSQYKDGNHLISSQQNENSAMWVHGPGSRTMSAVPASTYYSFQGQNQQPGGFRQGQQLSQHFGTLGYPNYYHSQTGISLEHQQQNSRDASLGGSQGQPSKQTQQLWQNSY; from the exons atgagcggCAAAGGAGGAGGAGCAGCAGCCAGCTATAACAGCAACAATACTGGAAAGGGTAGTAGTGGAATATCGGGTATTCCGGCGGGGTCGAGGAAGATGGTTCAGAGCTTGAAGGAGATTGTGAACTGTCCAGAGTCCGAGATCTACGCTATGCTTAAAGAGTGTAATATGGACCCTAACGAGGCCGTTAATCGCCTCCTCTCTCaag ATCCTTTCCGTGAGGTCAAGAGCAAAcgagaaaagaaaaaagag AATAAGGAGACAACTGATCCCAGGTACCGTGGTGCTAATAACACAACACATCGTGGTGGCAGAGCTGGTGCAGACCGTTATGGACGTGGTGGTTCAACCCAGTTCAGCTCTAATG AGACTGGTGTTTCACATGCTAAACCTGCATACAAGAAGGAAAATGGAACACATGCTTATGTTGGTTCTTCGTTTTCTGCATCTGGTATGGCAGGAAATAACATTAATCGGAGACCACAAGCATTGCACAG TGATTCTTTGGCCTCAGAAAATAAAATGTCAACTCTAGGTTTGGGTGATGGAGTTTCTTCATCGTTACAACCTCCTTCTGGATTTCAATCTCCCTGGTTGGGGGTTCCAGGTCAAGTATCAATGGCCGACATTGTGAAGATGGGGCGGCCGCATAACAAGGCATCTGCTATGCCACTTCACCACGGTGTTAATCATCACCATCCTGCAGCACCTTCTTTAGCTGCATCAAATCATGATTTGCATTTGTCAGAAAATCATGTTGCCAAGATGTCAGAAATAGATGCAGAGCCTGAAGTTAGTGCAAGCCAACATGTTCATTCCAATGATGAATGGCCATCTATTGAGCAGCCAACAGCTTCTAGTATACCCTCTGTTTTAGAGGCACCTGCAGATTTTGAACTGTATACTGATCCATCTAACTTGCCCTTGGATAGAGTTAATCAACATATGAATTCTCAGTTGGATGATGTTCAGCCAGCAGAAGATGGTCATGTTGAAACTCTCACTGGAAACCATGTTGGGCCTGCTTCTGTATCCAGTAGAAATATACAGGAAGATAGTCCTGTAGCTTCATCTATTTTTGATAATAATTTGTATGGGAGTTCCTACCAGCCTCCCAGACATGCTTTTGAGCATGAAG CTGAAGATGGTGCTTCATCTGTGGCTGCAAACTTTCAGCAACTAAATTTGCAGAGTGATGATCAAGGGGCACCGCCTGAGGAGGGTAATCCTTCTGTAATAATTCCAAATCACCTGCAAGTTCATGCTCAAGACTGTTCACACTTGAGCTTTGGTAGCTTTGGATCTGGCATTAGTTCAGCCTTTTCTGGGCCATTTGCATCAAGGCCTTTAAAAAATAACCTGGAAGAGACATCTGAAGTGGTGGACACCTCATCAGCAACACACCCAGATACTAg AAATCCTGAGTATTATGGGGATGAGCATCTCAGAAATACTGCAGATGAAAATTTAATACATGGACCTGGTATGAGTCCCGGCAATTATGATTCTCCTTCAGTTCCACAACCGGAGGTGCTGGAGGAAACCCCTGAAGCAGCTCAGGTGAATCAATATGCATTTCCTTCATCTGCACCTGGATATACTTATGACAATGCCCAACAGTTGAATGCTGCATTTAATAACCCACAGACGAGCTCTCAGATGCCAAATGTTGCTCCTTTCTCAAGTGTAATG CAGGGATATACAAATTCATTGCCAAGCACTTTGTTGGCTTCAACTGTTCAACCTGGGAGGGAGCCGGACCTTCCATATTCACCTTTCCCTGTGACGCAATCAATGCCCACCAAATACGGCAATACAGCTTCTCCCATTAGTGGTCCCAGCATGTCCATGCCAGAG CAGGCTCTGAGATCCGGTAGTATTTCTACACCTCAGCCAACTCTGCAGACACTTCCTGGTGCTAGTGTTGCTATGGGACCTACTCTTCCCCAACATCTTACTGTGCATCCTTATTCACAACCTACCCTTCCATTGGGCCCTTTTGCCAACATGATTGGCTATCCATTTTTGCCACAGAGCTATGCATACATGCCATCAGCTTTCCAGCAGAGCTTTGCTGGTAATAGCACATATCATCAGTCTCTGGCAGCAGTGCTCCCACAATACAAGAATAGTGTTTCTGTAAGCAGCTTGCCTCAATCTGCTGCTGTTGCTTCAGCGTATGGGTTTGGGAGTTCAACAAGCATTCCTGCAGGAAACTTTCCTCTGAATCCCCCCACTGCTCCTGGAGGCACAACCATAGGCTATGATGATGTTTTAAGTTCTCAGTACAAGGATGGCAACCATTTGATCTCTTCTCAACAG AATGAGAATTCAGCCATGTGGGTTCATGGGCCTGGTTCACGAACGATGTCTGCTGTTCCTGCTAGCACATATTACAGCTTCCAGGGACAGAATCAGCAGCCTGGTGGATTTCGGCAAGGTCAACAGCTGTCACAGCATTTTGGGACTCTTGGTTACCCAAATTATTATCATTCCCAAACAGGGATCTCACTTGAACACCAGCAGCAAAACTCTAGGGATGCTTCCCTTGGAGGTTCTCAGGGCCAACCATCAAAGCAGACTCAACAGTTATGGCAAAACAGCTACTAA